In one Perca fluviatilis chromosome 7, GENO_Pfluv_1.0, whole genome shotgun sequence genomic region, the following are encoded:
- the hdac9b gene encoding histone deacetylase 9-B isoform X7 yields MSYGDSISIFAEPVDIKPDVPLAVESLSPLDLRTDLRMLGSGSDPGLWERQLQQELLLIQKQQQIQKQLLISEFQKQHEKLTRQHQAQLQEHLKLQHELQAMKQQQELEEKERRLERQQQQQQQNQQEKEQERHRREQHVSCLILRGKERSRESLTGAVASTEVKQKLQEFLLSKSAKDPASNGVHHSFIHHPKLWYTSSNHTSVDQSSPPLGGTSPTCHYTLPSPIESKDDFPLRKTASEPNLKVRSRLKQKVAERRSSPMLKRRDGLITTPYKKRALELMDATPTNSAPGSGPSSPIGASSALGAENGPSSLPTTTKTERWPSQPRLFQPEGAVSMLSLYTSPSLPNISLGLSTASSPISATMGLKDRSTEIKHGLPGHLLGPVPLQTGLESKVSPSHQALLQHLLQKEQMRQQKMLSSGQGTMSSHPQSPLAMKDRPSSSRPKLPKHRPLNRTQSAPLPQNTLAQLVIQQQHQHFLEKQKQYQQQIQINKIIDCRISSLMRSQCVLQLLSKSIEQLRQPSTHLQESEEEQEEQHRELAESMQEDRLPPGGVIRKHTLSSSSSSGSSGELHDTHYGVIKVKEEPADSEDEALTNQGLESEQSAYLHQVKGRLVIRAMI; encoded by the exons TGGACATTAAACCAGACGTGCCATTGGCTGTGGAGTCCTTATCTCCGTTGGACCTGCGTACAGATCTGAGGATGCTGGGTTCAGGCTCGGACCCGGGACTGTGGGAAAGGCAGCTGCAGCAGGAGCTGCTCCTCAttcagaagcagcagcagatccAGAAGCAACTACTAATCAGCGAGTTCCAGAAGCAGCATGAGAAGCTGACCCGTCAGCACCAGGCTCAGCTCCAGGAGCACCTCAAG CTCCAGCACGAGCTCCAGGCCatgaaacagcagcaggaaCTTGAAGAAAAGGAGCGCCGTCTggagcggcagcagcagcagcagcagcagaaccaGCAGGAGAAGGAGCAGGAGAGGCATCGGCGAGAGCAGCATGTTTCCTGCCTGATCCTCAGGGGCAAGGAGCGCTCCCGAGAGA GTCTCACAGGTGCAGTGGCAAGTACAGAGGTGAAGCAGAAACTCCAAGAGTTTCTGTTGAGCAAATCAGCAAAGGACCCTGCCAGCAATGGAGTCCATCATTCTTTCATCCACCACCCAAAGCTCTGGTACAC GTCCTCTAACCACACATCAGTGGACCAAAGCTCTCCACCTCTGGGCGGCACATCCCCCACCTGCCATTATACTCTGCCATCACCCATAGAGAGCAAGGACGACTTCCCCTTGAGGAAGACAG CCTCTGAGCCCAACCTGAAGGTACGATCCAGACTGAAGCAGAAGGTAGCAGAGAGGAGGAGCAGCCCGATGCTCAAGAGAAGAGATGGACTCATCACAACGCCTTACAAGAAGAGGGCTCTGGAGTTAATGG ACGCTACGCCCACTAACAGTGCCCCCGGCTCCGGCCCCAGCTCTCCCATAGGGGCCTCCAGTGCCTTAGGGGCTGAAAATGGACCCTCCTCTCTGCCCACTACCACAAAAACTGAG AGATGGCCCTCACAGCCGAGATTATTCCAACCTGAGGGCGCTGTGTCCATGCTGAGCTTATACACATCCCCCTCCTTACCCAACATCTCCTTGGGGCTTTCCACTGCATCCTCACCCATAAGT GCCACCATGGGATTGAAGGACAGATCGACAGAAATCAAGCATGGGCTGCCTGGGCACCTGCTGGGCCCTGTGCCCCTTCAGACGGGCCTTGAGTCTAAAGTGAGCCCCAGTCACCAGGCCCTCCTCCAACACCTCCTCCAGAAGGAGCAGATGAGGCAGCAGAAGATGCTCTCCTCTG GCCAAGGCACCATGTCATCCCACCCTCAGTCCCCTCTGGCAATGAAGGATCGCCCCTCCAGCAGTCGGCCTAAACTACCAAAACACCGGCCCTTGAACAGGACCCAGTCAGCGCCGCTGCCTCAGAACACATTGGCCCAACTTGTCATCCAGCAGCAACACCAGCACTTCCTGGAGAAACAGAAACAGTATCAGCAGCAGATCCAGATAAATAAG ATCATTGACTGCAGGATATCATCATTAATGCGGAGCCAATGTGTTTTGCAGCTGTTGTCCAAGTCCATTGAGCAGTTACGTCAGCCCAGTACACACCTGCAGGAATCGGAGGAAGAGCAGGAGGAGCAACACAGAGAGCTGGCAGAGAGCATGCAGGAGGACAGGCTGCCCCCTGGAGGAGTCATCCGGAAGCACACTCtgagcagtagcagcagcagtggctcAAGCGGCGAGCTCCATGACACTCACTACGGGGTCATCAAGGTCAAGGAGGAGCCGGCTGATAGTGAGGATGAGGCCCTGACCAATCAGGGCTTAGAGTCCGAGCAGAGCGCCTATCTTCACCAGGTCAAAGGACGACTGGTAATAAGAGCCATGATCTGA
- the hdac9b gene encoding histone deacetylase 9-B isoform X3 gives MLQTIYEGESSFSTTEGRVGHQQFPNQSKMHNVNNSVDIKPDVPLAVESLSPLDLRTDLRMLGSGSDPGLWERQLQQELLLIQKQQQIQKQLLISEFQKQHEKLTRQHQAQLQEHLKLQHELQAMKQQQELEEKERRLERQQQQQQQNQQEKEQERHRREQHVSCLILRGKERSRESLTGAVASTEVKQKLQEFLLSKSAKDPASNGVHHSFIHHPKLWYTSSNHTSVDQSSPPLGGTSPTCHYTLPSPIESKDDFPLRKTASEPNLKVRSRLKQKVAERRSSPMLKRRDGLITTPYKKRALELMDATPTNSAPGSGPSSPIGASSALGAENGPSSLPTTTKTERWPSQPRLFQPEGAVSMLSLYTSPSLPNISLGLSTASSPISATMGLKDRSTEIKHGLPGHLLGPVPLQTGLESKVSPSHQALLQHLLQKEQMRQQKMLSSGQGTMSSHPQSPLAMKDRPSSSRPKLPKHRPLNRTQSAPLPQNTLAQLVIQQQHQHFLEKQKQYQQQIQINKIIDCRISSLMRSQCVLQLLSKSIEQLRQPSTHLQESEEEQEEQHRELAESMQEDRLPPGGVIRKHTLSSSSSSGSSGELHDTHYGVIKVKEEPADSEDEALTNQGLESEQSAYLHQVKGRLVIRAMI, from the exons ATGCTGCAGACGATTTACGAGGGCGAGTCAAGTTTCTCCACAACAGAAGGGCGCGTTGGACACCAGCAGTTCCCCAACCAGAGCAAGATGCACAACGTGAACAACTCAG TGGACATTAAACCAGACGTGCCATTGGCTGTGGAGTCCTTATCTCCGTTGGACCTGCGTACAGATCTGAGGATGCTGGGTTCAGGCTCGGACCCGGGACTGTGGGAAAGGCAGCTGCAGCAGGAGCTGCTCCTCAttcagaagcagcagcagatccAGAAGCAACTACTAATCAGCGAGTTCCAGAAGCAGCATGAGAAGCTGACCCGTCAGCACCAGGCTCAGCTCCAGGAGCACCTCAAG CTCCAGCACGAGCTCCAGGCCatgaaacagcagcaggaaCTTGAAGAAAAGGAGCGCCGTCTggagcggcagcagcagcagcagcagcagaaccaGCAGGAGAAGGAGCAGGAGAGGCATCGGCGAGAGCAGCATGTTTCCTGCCTGATCCTCAGGGGCAAGGAGCGCTCCCGAGAGA GTCTCACAGGTGCAGTGGCAAGTACAGAGGTGAAGCAGAAACTCCAAGAGTTTCTGTTGAGCAAATCAGCAAAGGACCCTGCCAGCAATGGAGTCCATCATTCTTTCATCCACCACCCAAAGCTCTGGTACAC GTCCTCTAACCACACATCAGTGGACCAAAGCTCTCCACCTCTGGGCGGCACATCCCCCACCTGCCATTATACTCTGCCATCACCCATAGAGAGCAAGGACGACTTCCCCTTGAGGAAGACAG CCTCTGAGCCCAACCTGAAGGTACGATCCAGACTGAAGCAGAAGGTAGCAGAGAGGAGGAGCAGCCCGATGCTCAAGAGAAGAGATGGACTCATCACAACGCCTTACAAGAAGAGGGCTCTGGAGTTAATGG ACGCTACGCCCACTAACAGTGCCCCCGGCTCCGGCCCCAGCTCTCCCATAGGGGCCTCCAGTGCCTTAGGGGCTGAAAATGGACCCTCCTCTCTGCCCACTACCACAAAAACTGAG AGATGGCCCTCACAGCCGAGATTATTCCAACCTGAGGGCGCTGTGTCCATGCTGAGCTTATACACATCCCCCTCCTTACCCAACATCTCCTTGGGGCTTTCCACTGCATCCTCACCCATAAGT GCCACCATGGGATTGAAGGACAGATCGACAGAAATCAAGCATGGGCTGCCTGGGCACCTGCTGGGCCCTGTGCCCCTTCAGACGGGCCTTGAGTCTAAAGTGAGCCCCAGTCACCAGGCCCTCCTCCAACACCTCCTCCAGAAGGAGCAGATGAGGCAGCAGAAGATGCTCTCCTCTG GCCAAGGCACCATGTCATCCCACCCTCAGTCCCCTCTGGCAATGAAGGATCGCCCCTCCAGCAGTCGGCCTAAACTACCAAAACACCGGCCCTTGAACAGGACCCAGTCAGCGCCGCTGCCTCAGAACACATTGGCCCAACTTGTCATCCAGCAGCAACACCAGCACTTCCTGGAGAAACAGAAACAGTATCAGCAGCAGATCCAGATAAATAAG ATCATTGACTGCAGGATATCATCATTAATGCGGAGCCAATGTGTTTTGCAGCTGTTGTCCAAGTCCATTGAGCAGTTACGTCAGCCCAGTACACACCTGCAGGAATCGGAGGAAGAGCAGGAGGAGCAACACAGAGAGCTGGCAGAGAGCATGCAGGAGGACAGGCTGCCCCCTGGAGGAGTCATCCGGAAGCACACTCtgagcagtagcagcagcagtggctcAAGCGGCGAGCTCCATGACACTCACTACGGGGTCATCAAGGTCAAGGAGGAGCCGGCTGATAGTGAGGATGAGGCCCTGACCAATCAGGGCTTAGAGTCCGAGCAGAGCGCCTATCTTCACCAGGTCAAAGGACGACTGGTAATAAGAGCCATGATCTGA
- the hdac9b gene encoding histone deacetylase 9-B isoform X10, whose product MLGSGSDPGLWERQLQQELLLIQKQQQIQKQLLISEFQKQHEKLTRQHQAQLQEHLKLQHELQAMKQQQELEEKERRLERQQQQQQQNQQEKEQERHRREQHVSCLILRGKERSRESLTGAVASTEVKQKLQEFLLSKSAKDPASNGVHHSFIHHPKLWYTSSNHTSVDQSSPPLGGTSPTCHYTLPSPIESKDDFPLRKTASEPNLKVRSRLKQKVAERRSSPMLKRRDGLITTPYKKRALELMDATPTNSAPGSGPSSPIGASSALGAENGPSSLPTTTKTERWPSQPRLFQPEGAVSMLSLYTSPSLPNISLGLSTASSPISATMGLKDRSTEIKHGLPGHLLGPVPLQTGLESKVSPSHQALLQHLLQKEQMRQQKMLSSGQGTMSSHPQSPLAMKDRPSSSRPKLPKHRPLNRTQSAPLPQNTLAQLVIQQQHQHFLEKQKQYQQQIQINKIIDCRISSLMRSQCVLQLLSKSIEQLRQPSTHLQESEEEQEEQHRELAESMQEDRLPPGGVIRKHTLSSSSSSGSSGELHDTHYGVIKVKEEPADSEDEALTNQGLESEQSAYLHQVKGRLVIRAMI is encoded by the exons ATGCTGGGTTCAGGCTCGGACCCGGGACTGTGGGAAAGGCAGCTGCAGCAGGAGCTGCTCCTCAttcagaagcagcagcagatccAGAAGCAACTACTAATCAGCGAGTTCCAGAAGCAGCATGAGAAGCTGACCCGTCAGCACCAGGCTCAGCTCCAGGAGCACCTCAAG CTCCAGCACGAGCTCCAGGCCatgaaacagcagcaggaaCTTGAAGAAAAGGAGCGCCGTCTggagcggcagcagcagcagcagcagcagaaccaGCAGGAGAAGGAGCAGGAGAGGCATCGGCGAGAGCAGCATGTTTCCTGCCTGATCCTCAGGGGCAAGGAGCGCTCCCGAGAGA GTCTCACAGGTGCAGTGGCAAGTACAGAGGTGAAGCAGAAACTCCAAGAGTTTCTGTTGAGCAAATCAGCAAAGGACCCTGCCAGCAATGGAGTCCATCATTCTTTCATCCACCACCCAAAGCTCTGGTACAC GTCCTCTAACCACACATCAGTGGACCAAAGCTCTCCACCTCTGGGCGGCACATCCCCCACCTGCCATTATACTCTGCCATCACCCATAGAGAGCAAGGACGACTTCCCCTTGAGGAAGACAG CCTCTGAGCCCAACCTGAAGGTACGATCCAGACTGAAGCAGAAGGTAGCAGAGAGGAGGAGCAGCCCGATGCTCAAGAGAAGAGATGGACTCATCACAACGCCTTACAAGAAGAGGGCTCTGGAGTTAATGG ACGCTACGCCCACTAACAGTGCCCCCGGCTCCGGCCCCAGCTCTCCCATAGGGGCCTCCAGTGCCTTAGGGGCTGAAAATGGACCCTCCTCTCTGCCCACTACCACAAAAACTGAG AGATGGCCCTCACAGCCGAGATTATTCCAACCTGAGGGCGCTGTGTCCATGCTGAGCTTATACACATCCCCCTCCTTACCCAACATCTCCTTGGGGCTTTCCACTGCATCCTCACCCATAAGT GCCACCATGGGATTGAAGGACAGATCGACAGAAATCAAGCATGGGCTGCCTGGGCACCTGCTGGGCCCTGTGCCCCTTCAGACGGGCCTTGAGTCTAAAGTGAGCCCCAGTCACCAGGCCCTCCTCCAACACCTCCTCCAGAAGGAGCAGATGAGGCAGCAGAAGATGCTCTCCTCTG GCCAAGGCACCATGTCATCCCACCCTCAGTCCCCTCTGGCAATGAAGGATCGCCCCTCCAGCAGTCGGCCTAAACTACCAAAACACCGGCCCTTGAACAGGACCCAGTCAGCGCCGCTGCCTCAGAACACATTGGCCCAACTTGTCATCCAGCAGCAACACCAGCACTTCCTGGAGAAACAGAAACAGTATCAGCAGCAGATCCAGATAAATAAG ATCATTGACTGCAGGATATCATCATTAATGCGGAGCCAATGTGTTTTGCAGCTGTTGTCCAAGTCCATTGAGCAGTTACGTCAGCCCAGTACACACCTGCAGGAATCGGAGGAAGAGCAGGAGGAGCAACACAGAGAGCTGGCAGAGAGCATGCAGGAGGACAGGCTGCCCCCTGGAGGAGTCATCCGGAAGCACACTCtgagcagtagcagcagcagtggctcAAGCGGCGAGCTCCATGACACTCACTACGGGGTCATCAAGGTCAAGGAGGAGCCGGCTGATAGTGAGGATGAGGCCCTGACCAATCAGGGCTTAGAGTCCGAGCAGAGCGCCTATCTTCACCAGGTCAAAGGACGACTGGTAATAAGAGCCATGATCTGA
- the hdac9b gene encoding histone deacetylase 9-B isoform X5, with product MLQTIYEGESSFSTTEGRVGHQQFPNQSKMHNVNNSVDIKPDVPLAVESLSPLDLRTDLRMLGSGSDPGLWERQLQQELLLIQKQQQIQKQLLISEFQKQHEKLTRQHQAQLQEHLKLQHELQAMKQQQELEEKERRLERQQQQQQQNQQEKEQERHRREQHVSCLILRGKERSRESAVASTEVKQKLQEFLLSKSAKDPASNGVHHSFIHHPKLWYTSSNHTSVDQSSPPLGGTSPTCHYTLPSPIESKDDFPLRKTASEPNLKVRSRLKQKVAERRSSPMLKRRDGLITTPYKKRALELMDATPTNSAPGSGPSSPIGASSALGAENGPSSLPTTTKTERWPSQPRLFQPEGAVSMLSLYTSPSLPNISLGLSTASSPISATMGLKDRSTEIKHGLPGHLLGPVPLQTGLESKVSPSHQALLQHLLQKEQMRQQKMLSSGQGTMSSHPQSPLAMKDRPSSSRPKLPKHRPLNRTQSAPLPQNTLAQLVIQQQHQHFLEKQKQYQQQIQINKIIDCRISSLMRSQCVLQLLSKSIEQLRQPSTHLQESEEEQEEQHRELAESMQEDRLPPGGVIRKHTLSSSSSSGSSGELHDTHYGVIKVKEEPADSEDEALTNQGLESEQSAYLHQVKGRLVIRAMI from the exons ATGCTGCAGACGATTTACGAGGGCGAGTCAAGTTTCTCCACAACAGAAGGGCGCGTTGGACACCAGCAGTTCCCCAACCAGAGCAAGATGCACAACGTGAACAACTCAG TGGACATTAAACCAGACGTGCCATTGGCTGTGGAGTCCTTATCTCCGTTGGACCTGCGTACAGATCTGAGGATGCTGGGTTCAGGCTCGGACCCGGGACTGTGGGAAAGGCAGCTGCAGCAGGAGCTGCTCCTCAttcagaagcagcagcagatccAGAAGCAACTACTAATCAGCGAGTTCCAGAAGCAGCATGAGAAGCTGACCCGTCAGCACCAGGCTCAGCTCCAGGAGCACCTCAAG CTCCAGCACGAGCTCCAGGCCatgaaacagcagcaggaaCTTGAAGAAAAGGAGCGCCGTCTggagcggcagcagcagcagcagcagcagaaccaGCAGGAGAAGGAGCAGGAGAGGCATCGGCGAGAGCAGCATGTTTCCTGCCTGATCCTCAGGGGCAAGGAGCGCTCCCGAGAGA GTGCAGTGGCAAGTACAGAGGTGAAGCAGAAACTCCAAGAGTTTCTGTTGAGCAAATCAGCAAAGGACCCTGCCAGCAATGGAGTCCATCATTCTTTCATCCACCACCCAAAGCTCTGGTACAC GTCCTCTAACCACACATCAGTGGACCAAAGCTCTCCACCTCTGGGCGGCACATCCCCCACCTGCCATTATACTCTGCCATCACCCATAGAGAGCAAGGACGACTTCCCCTTGAGGAAGACAG CCTCTGAGCCCAACCTGAAGGTACGATCCAGACTGAAGCAGAAGGTAGCAGAGAGGAGGAGCAGCCCGATGCTCAAGAGAAGAGATGGACTCATCACAACGCCTTACAAGAAGAGGGCTCTGGAGTTAATGG ACGCTACGCCCACTAACAGTGCCCCCGGCTCCGGCCCCAGCTCTCCCATAGGGGCCTCCAGTGCCTTAGGGGCTGAAAATGGACCCTCCTCTCTGCCCACTACCACAAAAACTGAG AGATGGCCCTCACAGCCGAGATTATTCCAACCTGAGGGCGCTGTGTCCATGCTGAGCTTATACACATCCCCCTCCTTACCCAACATCTCCTTGGGGCTTTCCACTGCATCCTCACCCATAAGT GCCACCATGGGATTGAAGGACAGATCGACAGAAATCAAGCATGGGCTGCCTGGGCACCTGCTGGGCCCTGTGCCCCTTCAGACGGGCCTTGAGTCTAAAGTGAGCCCCAGTCACCAGGCCCTCCTCCAACACCTCCTCCAGAAGGAGCAGATGAGGCAGCAGAAGATGCTCTCCTCTG GCCAAGGCACCATGTCATCCCACCCTCAGTCCCCTCTGGCAATGAAGGATCGCCCCTCCAGCAGTCGGCCTAAACTACCAAAACACCGGCCCTTGAACAGGACCCAGTCAGCGCCGCTGCCTCAGAACACATTGGCCCAACTTGTCATCCAGCAGCAACACCAGCACTTCCTGGAGAAACAGAAACAGTATCAGCAGCAGATCCAGATAAATAAG ATCATTGACTGCAGGATATCATCATTAATGCGGAGCCAATGTGTTTTGCAGCTGTTGTCCAAGTCCATTGAGCAGTTACGTCAGCCCAGTACACACCTGCAGGAATCGGAGGAAGAGCAGGAGGAGCAACACAGAGAGCTGGCAGAGAGCATGCAGGAGGACAGGCTGCCCCCTGGAGGAGTCATCCGGAAGCACACTCtgagcagtagcagcagcagtggctcAAGCGGCGAGCTCCATGACACTCACTACGGGGTCATCAAGGTCAAGGAGGAGCCGGCTGATAGTGAGGATGAGGCCCTGACCAATCAGGGCTTAGAGTCCGAGCAGAGCGCCTATCTTCACCAGGTCAAAGGACGACTGGTAATAAGAGCCATGATCTGA
- the hdac9b gene encoding histone deacetylase 9-B isoform X1 produces the protein MHSHYVTQKSRTTYATTGRKATLVEPLGVKCYMDNIRKRSLTVHGLALLQEVDIKPDVPLAVESLSPLDLRTDLRMLGSGSDPGLWERQLQQELLLIQKQQQIQKQLLISEFQKQHEKLTRQHQAQLQEHLKLQHELQAMKQQQELEEKERRLERQQQQQQQNQQEKEQERHRREQHVSCLILRGKERSRESLTGAVASTEVKQKLQEFLLSKSAKDPASNGVHHSFIHHPKLWYTSSNHTSVDQSSPPLGGTSPTCHYTLPSPIESKDDFPLRKTASEPNLKVRSRLKQKVAERRSSPMLKRRDGLITTPYKKRALELMDATPTNSAPGSGPSSPIGASSALGAENGPSSLPTTTKTERWPSQPRLFQPEGAVSMLSLYTSPSLPNISLGLSTASSPISATMGLKDRSTEIKHGLPGHLLGPVPLQTGLESKVSPSHQALLQHLLQKEQMRQQKMLSSGQGTMSSHPQSPLAMKDRPSSSRPKLPKHRPLNRTQSAPLPQNTLAQLVIQQQHQHFLEKQKQYQQQIQINKIIDCRISSLMRSQCVLQLLSKSIEQLRQPSTHLQESEEEQEEQHRELAESMQEDRLPPGGVIRKHTLSSSSSSGSSGELHDTHYGVIKVKEEPADSEDEALTNQGLESEQSAYLHQVKGRLVIRAMI, from the exons TGGACATTAAACCAGACGTGCCATTGGCTGTGGAGTCCTTATCTCCGTTGGACCTGCGTACAGATCTGAGGATGCTGGGTTCAGGCTCGGACCCGGGACTGTGGGAAAGGCAGCTGCAGCAGGAGCTGCTCCTCAttcagaagcagcagcagatccAGAAGCAACTACTAATCAGCGAGTTCCAGAAGCAGCATGAGAAGCTGACCCGTCAGCACCAGGCTCAGCTCCAGGAGCACCTCAAG CTCCAGCACGAGCTCCAGGCCatgaaacagcagcaggaaCTTGAAGAAAAGGAGCGCCGTCTggagcggcagcagcagcagcagcagcagaaccaGCAGGAGAAGGAGCAGGAGAGGCATCGGCGAGAGCAGCATGTTTCCTGCCTGATCCTCAGGGGCAAGGAGCGCTCCCGAGAGA GTCTCACAGGTGCAGTGGCAAGTACAGAGGTGAAGCAGAAACTCCAAGAGTTTCTGTTGAGCAAATCAGCAAAGGACCCTGCCAGCAATGGAGTCCATCATTCTTTCATCCACCACCCAAAGCTCTGGTACAC GTCCTCTAACCACACATCAGTGGACCAAAGCTCTCCACCTCTGGGCGGCACATCCCCCACCTGCCATTATACTCTGCCATCACCCATAGAGAGCAAGGACGACTTCCCCTTGAGGAAGACAG CCTCTGAGCCCAACCTGAAGGTACGATCCAGACTGAAGCAGAAGGTAGCAGAGAGGAGGAGCAGCCCGATGCTCAAGAGAAGAGATGGACTCATCACAACGCCTTACAAGAAGAGGGCTCTGGAGTTAATGG ACGCTACGCCCACTAACAGTGCCCCCGGCTCCGGCCCCAGCTCTCCCATAGGGGCCTCCAGTGCCTTAGGGGCTGAAAATGGACCCTCCTCTCTGCCCACTACCACAAAAACTGAG AGATGGCCCTCACAGCCGAGATTATTCCAACCTGAGGGCGCTGTGTCCATGCTGAGCTTATACACATCCCCCTCCTTACCCAACATCTCCTTGGGGCTTTCCACTGCATCCTCACCCATAAGT GCCACCATGGGATTGAAGGACAGATCGACAGAAATCAAGCATGGGCTGCCTGGGCACCTGCTGGGCCCTGTGCCCCTTCAGACGGGCCTTGAGTCTAAAGTGAGCCCCAGTCACCAGGCCCTCCTCCAACACCTCCTCCAGAAGGAGCAGATGAGGCAGCAGAAGATGCTCTCCTCTG GCCAAGGCACCATGTCATCCCACCCTCAGTCCCCTCTGGCAATGAAGGATCGCCCCTCCAGCAGTCGGCCTAAACTACCAAAACACCGGCCCTTGAACAGGACCCAGTCAGCGCCGCTGCCTCAGAACACATTGGCCCAACTTGTCATCCAGCAGCAACACCAGCACTTCCTGGAGAAACAGAAACAGTATCAGCAGCAGATCCAGATAAATAAG ATCATTGACTGCAGGATATCATCATTAATGCGGAGCCAATGTGTTTTGCAGCTGTTGTCCAAGTCCATTGAGCAGTTACGTCAGCCCAGTACACACCTGCAGGAATCGGAGGAAGAGCAGGAGGAGCAACACAGAGAGCTGGCAGAGAGCATGCAGGAGGACAGGCTGCCCCCTGGAGGAGTCATCCGGAAGCACACTCtgagcagtagcagcagcagtggctcAAGCGGCGAGCTCCATGACACTCACTACGGGGTCATCAAGGTCAAGGAGGAGCCGGCTGATAGTGAGGATGAGGCCCTGACCAATCAGGGCTTAGAGTCCGAGCAGAGCGCCTATCTTCACCAGGTCAAAGGACGACTGGTAATAAGAGCCATGATCTGA